The following coding sequences lie in one Oncorhynchus kisutch isolate 150728-3 linkage group LG3, Okis_V2, whole genome shotgun sequence genomic window:
- the LOC109880637 gene encoding 72 kDa type IV collagenase, whose translation MGCQTAFSPRHLVLKVFLVQLIAFLQKTSAAPSPIIKFPGDDSPKTDKEVALHYLNKFYGCPQDRCNLMVLKDTLKKMQKFFSLQETGEIDPKTVEIMKKPRCGVPDVAQYNFFHRKPKWQQNAITYRILGHSPDLDEETIDDAFLRAFKVWSDVTPLKFTRLMDGEADIMINFGRNEHGDGYPFDGKDGLLAHAFAPGPGTGGDSHFDDDEQWTLGEGQVVKVKFGNAEGEFCKFPFMFMGKEYNSCTNQGRDDGFLWCSTTYNFDDDGKYGFCPHELLFTLGGNADGAPCKFPFTFQGENYDGCTTQGRDDGYRWCATTENYDNDKSYGFCPETAMSTVGGNSEGSPCVFPFTFLGDTYDSCTASGRSDGKMWCASTKSYDDDRKWGFCPDQGYSLFLVAAHEFGHALGLEHSQDPGALMAPMYTFTKNFRLSNDDIKGIQELYGAGTDKPVPPTQGPVTPMDICNEPVVFDAVAQIRGETFFFKDRFIFRSTNFRGKPSGPMLVATYWPELPVTIDAAYENPLEEKTVFFAGNEMWIFNADQIEKGYPKRISSIGLPTDLKGIDAAFSFGKSQKTYLFAGDQFWRYNEAKKKMDPGFPKLIADSWNGIPDGIDSAFSLNGIDYTYFFKGAHYFKMDDSSLKIVKLGEITKDWLGCH comes from the exons ATGGGGTGCCAGACGGCATTTAGCCCCCGACACCTTGTCCTCAAAGTGTTTTTGGTACAGTTAATCGCCTTTCTCCAGAAAACCTCTGCAGCCCCCTCGCCCATTATCAAGTTCCCAGGAGACGATAGTCCAAAAACAGACAAAGAAGTGGCTCTG CACTATCTGAACAAGTTCTATGGCTGCCCACAAGACAGATGTAATCTCATGGTGCTGAAAGACACCCTGAAGAAGATGCAGAAGTTCTTCTCTCTGCAAGAGACGGGCGAGATCGACCCCAAGACAGTGGAGATCATGAAGAAGCCCCGCTGTGGAGTTCCTGATGTTGCCCAATACAACTTCTTCCACAGGAAACCCAAGTGGCAGCAAAACGCCATCACCTACAG GATTCTAGGCCACTCTCCTGACCTGGACGAGGAGACTATTGATGACGCCTTCTTAAGGGCCTTCAAAGTCTGGAGTGACGTCACCCCACTCAAGTTCACCCGCCTCATGGATGGAGAGGCTGACATCATGATTAACTTTGGCCGCAACG AGCATGGTGATGGCTACCCCTTCGATGGTAAAGATGGTCTGCTGGCTCATGCCTTTGCTCCTGGACCAGGCACCGGAGGAGACTCCCACTTTGATGACGACGAGCAGTGGACCCTGGGAGAAGGACAAG tTGTGAAGGTGAAGTTTGGTAATGCAGAGGGGGAGTTCTGTAAGTTCCCCTTCATGTTTATGGGGAAGGAGTACAACAGCTGTACCAATCAGGGCCGTGATGATGGATTCCTCTGGTGCTCCACTACATACAACTTTGACGACGACGGCAAATACGGTTTCTGTCCCCATGAGT TGCTGTTCACCCTGGGTGGAAACGCGGACGGAGCTCCCTGTAAGTTCCCCTTCACGTTCCAAGGGGAGAACTATGATGGTTGCACCACTCAGGGGCGTGACGACGGCTACCGCTGGTGTGCTACGACTGAGAACTATGACAATGACAAGTCCTACGGGTTCTGCCCTGAAACAG CCATGTCCACCGTTGGAGGAAACTCTGAGGGTTCCCCCTGTGTGTTCCCCTTCACGTTCCTTGGAGACACTTATGACAGTTGCACCGCCTCTGGACGTAGCGACGGAAAGATGTGGTGCGCCTCCACCAAGAGCTACGACGACGACCGCAAGTGGGGCTTCTGTCCTGATCAAG GCTACAGTCTGTTCCTGGTTGCGGCCCATGAGTTTGGCCACGCCCTGGGCTTGGAGCACTCCCAGGACCCTGGTGCTCTGATGGCCCCCATGTACACCTTCACCAAGAACTTTAGACTGTCCAACGACGACATCAAGGGAATCCAGGAGCTCTATG GTGCTGGTACAGACAAGCCCGTGCCTCCCACCCAGGGCCCAGTCACTCCTATGGACATCTGTAATGAACCTGTGGTGTTTGATGCTGTGGCCCAGATCAGAGGAGAGACCTTCTTCTTCAAGGACAG GTTCATATTCAGGTCAACCAACTTCCGGGGCAAGCCTTCAGGTCCCATGCTGGTAGCCACCTACTGGCCTGAGCTCCCGGTCACCATCGACGCTGCCTATGAGAACCCACTGGAGGAGAAGACTGTGTTCTTTGCAG GCAATGAGATGTGGATCTTCAATGCAGACCAGATAGAGAAAGGCTACCCCAAGAGAATCTCCTCTATAGGCCTGCCCACAGACCTGAAAGGCATTGACGCAGCCTTCTCCTTTGGAAAGAGCCAGAAGACCTACCTGTTCGCTGGAGACCAGTTCTGGAG GTACAATGAAGCCAAGAAAAAGATGGACCCTGGCTTCCCCAAGCTCATCGCTGACTCCTGGAACGGAATCCCAGACGGCATTGACTCTGCCTTTAGTCTGAATGGCATCG ATTACACCTACTTCTTCAAAGGTGCCCACTACTTCAAAATGGATGACAGTAGCCTGAAGATCGTCAAACTGGGCGAGATTACAAAGGACTGGCTGGGTTGTCACTAA